From Candidatus Cloacimonadota bacterium, one genomic window encodes:
- the rplL gene encoding 50S ribosomal protein L7/L12 — protein sequence MSETNKKDKIVELVKELNVMELAELVKTLEEVFGVSASASVAVAAPAAAAVEKEEEKTEFDVILKSFGAKKIQVIKVVRQITKLGLKESKALVDDAPSPIVEGVPKDEAESVKKQIEAQGGEVEIK from the coding sequence ATGTCCGAAACTAATAAGAAGGATAAAATCGTTGAACTTGTAAAAGAGTTAAACGTGATGGAATTAGCCGAGCTCGTAAAAACCCTTGAAGAAGTGTTTGGTGTAAGCGCCTCAGCTTCAGTAGCAGTTGCAGCTCCAGCTGCCGCAGCCGTAGAAAAAGAAGAAGAAAAAACAGAATTCGATGTAATTCTGAAATCATTCGGTGCTAAGAAAATTCAAGTTATCAAGGTTGTAAGACAAATCACAAAACTTGGTCTTAAAGAATCAAAAGCATTAGTAGATGATGCACCTAGCCCAATCGTTGAAGGTGTTCCCAAAGATGAAGCCGAATCTGTCAAAAAGCAAATTGAAGCCCAAGGTGGTGAAGTCGAGATTAAGTAG
- the rpoB gene encoding DNA-directed RNA polymerase subunit beta: MEQRKSFSKLRKNLHGFKLPKIEIPNLLSMQKNSYAKFLQKDIHPQKRDEDVGLEKVFRHHFPIEDPRGQYRLEYINYSLLTEKYDADECNDRNLTYQAPLKVKFRLTVFEKTAQDEPKRVKNVIEQEMFLGEIPVITDKGTFIINGEEKVIINQLHRSPGIVFTGKTHGSGKRLFTAKVIPVHGSWFQFKTDTKDIIYALIDRKHKIPVTTLFRCLGISDNDTIRSIFYKTEEIDIFVPPVESEADSSDQSKGRKNPLAGNEDRIIFRDIIDEESGEIIAEGGNILTNALVDKLTAAGYKKVTVIHSDCEVSQRIIESTLSKDTSSNQEEALKFIYNLIRPGEEPTKEVAEELINRIYFNKKRYSLGKIGRFKLNRRLGIDIDINTQIMTKEDFVAISKEIISLVKGESSTDDIDHLANRNVSGVGDLVANQFSIGLARIVRIARERMTLSNPTDIRIVKLINTNALMGVVHSFFLTGELSQFMEQANPLAAITHMRRLSALGPGGLKRERAGFEVRDVHYSHYGRICPIETPEGPNIGLLTSPSLYAKLDEYGFLVTPYIKIKEGKLTQEVVYLDSISEEGKKIAQAGIRVDAHGNIKDKSLQCLLSGDFIKVPKEEVDYVDASKQQIVSMSTALIPFLEHDDANRALMGSNMQRQGVPLINPQAAIVATGIEKIIARDSELAVKSPFDAVVKSVTSNKIVLKREEEDGVLSLDNEAEIHFKKFERTNQDTCINQHPEVEIGQKVKKDELISDGPAIKDGELALGRNMRVAFMPWYGYNYEDAIIINEQVARDDELTSIYIDELEVLVRTTREGDEELTSDIPNVPKVALRNLDEDGIVKVGSRIKAGDILVGKITPKSSGIDLSPEEKLMRALFGERAGDFSNSSLKAKPGMEGVVVDVKIFARKDGTEENEEEKKEQLKQLKVVFQNENRKIYDFLKKRLTKSILGEKSNRLMEKKTGRFYLPPNKKITEKNINKISFSKLNLEQQLIQDESKQDKIYSGIIFQVKRLLDDNENEYKKKCDRVKYGDELQSGILQMVKIFIAKKRQIEVGDKMAGRHGNKGVIAKIAPIEDMPFMEDGTTVDIILNPMGVPSRMNIGQILETHLGWAAQALGYKAETPVFDGATIDEITKELEKAGYDGDGKTVLYDGKTGEAFHNRVTVGIIYMLKLNHLVVDKMYGRSTGPYSLVTQQPLGGKAQHGGQRLGEMEVWALEAYGASRLLQEMLTVKSDDVIGRNKTYEAITKGKELPKPGIPESFNVLVSELKSLGLNVELISENIDDIQG; encoded by the coding sequence TTGGAACAAAGAAAGAGCTTTTCAAAATTAAGGAAAAATTTACACGGTTTTAAACTCCCGAAGATTGAAATCCCAAATCTGTTATCAATGCAGAAAAATTCTTATGCTAAATTCCTTCAGAAAGATATCCATCCTCAAAAAAGAGATGAGGATGTTGGATTAGAAAAGGTATTCAGACATCACTTTCCTATTGAAGACCCACGTGGACAATATCGGCTTGAATATATAAATTATTCTTTACTTACTGAAAAATATGATGCTGATGAATGTAATGATAGAAATTTAACTTATCAAGCACCCTTAAAAGTTAAATTTCGACTTACAGTCTTTGAAAAAACTGCTCAGGATGAACCAAAACGAGTAAAAAATGTTATTGAGCAGGAAATGTTTCTTGGAGAAATTCCAGTCATTACAGATAAAGGCACATTTATTATCAATGGTGAGGAGAAGGTAATTATCAACCAACTTCACAGATCACCCGGTATTGTTTTCACCGGTAAAACCCATGGAAGTGGGAAAAGGTTATTCACGGCAAAAGTAATTCCTGTACACGGTTCGTGGTTTCAATTTAAAACCGACACAAAGGATATAATTTATGCTTTGATAGACAGAAAACACAAAATTCCAGTAACCACATTATTCCGATGCTTGGGGATTTCCGACAATGACACTATTCGCTCGATTTTCTACAAAACCGAGGAAATTGATATTTTTGTACCGCCGGTAGAATCTGAAGCGGATTCTTCCGATCAGTCAAAAGGCAGAAAAAATCCCCTTGCCGGTAATGAAGATAGAATCATTTTCCGTGATATAATTGATGAAGAAAGCGGAGAAATTATTGCCGAAGGTGGAAATATTCTAACCAACGCACTTGTTGATAAATTAACCGCTGCTGGATATAAAAAAGTTACCGTAATTCACAGTGATTGCGAAGTTTCCCAAAGAATTATAGAGTCAACCCTCTCCAAAGACACAAGCAGTAATCAAGAAGAAGCTCTGAAATTTATTTATAACTTGATTCGACCGGGAGAAGAACCAACCAAAGAAGTCGCTGAAGAACTAATAAATCGAATTTATTTCAACAAGAAAAGATATAGCCTCGGGAAAATCGGTAGATTTAAATTAAATAGACGTTTGGGTATTGACATTGATATTAATACGCAAATTATGACAAAAGAAGATTTTGTGGCTATCTCAAAAGAAATCATCTCTCTTGTTAAGGGTGAAAGTTCCACCGACGATATTGATCATCTCGCAAACAGAAATGTAAGTGGCGTGGGAGATTTGGTTGCAAATCAATTCTCTATCGGACTTGCTCGAATTGTTAGAATCGCTCGTGAAAGAATGACTTTGAGCAATCCGACTGATATTCGCATTGTAAAATTAATTAATACGAATGCACTGATGGGCGTTGTTCATTCTTTTTTCCTGACTGGTGAACTTTCACAATTTATGGAACAAGCGAATCCGCTTGCTGCAATCACTCATATGAGAAGATTGAGTGCATTGGGTCCAGGTGGGTTGAAACGTGAACGCGCTGGCTTTGAAGTGCGTGATGTTCATTATTCCCATTACGGTAGAATTTGTCCTATCGAAACTCCGGAAGGACCAAATATCGGACTCCTCACATCCCCTTCTTTATACGCAAAACTTGATGAATATGGATTTTTAGTTACCCCATATATCAAGATAAAAGAGGGAAAATTGACTCAGGAAGTTGTTTATTTGGATTCTATTTCGGAAGAAGGGAAGAAGATAGCGCAGGCTGGTATTCGCGTTGATGCTCATGGAAATATCAAGGATAAATCCTTACAGTGCCTTCTGAGTGGAGACTTTATAAAAGTTCCCAAAGAAGAAGTTGATTATGTTGATGCCTCCAAACAGCAAATTGTGAGTATGTCCACAGCGTTAATTCCATTTCTTGAGCATGATGATGCAAATCGTGCTTTAATGGGTTCCAATATGCAAAGGCAGGGAGTTCCCCTTATTAATCCACAGGCGGCAATCGTTGCTACAGGGATCGAAAAAATAATTGCTCGAGACTCTGAACTGGCTGTAAAATCTCCTTTTGATGCGGTTGTGAAATCGGTTACCTCAAATAAAATTGTTCTGAAAAGGGAAGAAGAAGATGGTGTTCTCAGTTTAGACAATGAAGCGGAAATACACTTTAAGAAATTTGAAAGAACAAATCAGGATACTTGCATTAATCAACATCCGGAAGTAGAAATTGGACAGAAAGTAAAAAAAGATGAATTAATATCAGATGGACCTGCAATTAAAGATGGTGAGCTTGCTCTCGGAAGAAATATGCGAGTCGCATTTATGCCTTGGTATGGTTATAATTATGAAGATGCGATTATTATCAATGAACAAGTAGCTCGAGATGATGAACTTACTTCAATTTATATTGATGAGCTCGAAGTTTTAGTTCGAACTACACGCGAAGGCGATGAAGAATTAACGAGTGATATACCGAATGTTCCCAAAGTAGCACTGCGAAATCTTGATGAAGATGGGATTGTGAAAGTTGGTTCAAGGATAAAAGCCGGTGATATTCTCGTTGGTAAAATTACTCCAAAATCATCAGGGATTGACCTTTCTCCTGAAGAAAAGTTGATGAGAGCTCTTTTCGGTGAACGAGCTGGAGATTTTTCCAACTCATCCTTAAAAGCAAAACCAGGGATGGAAGGTGTTGTTGTGGATGTGAAAATATTCGCAAGGAAAGATGGTACCGAAGAAAACGAAGAAGAGAAAAAAGAACAATTGAAACAATTGAAAGTAGTATTTCAAAATGAAAATCGTAAGATCTATGATTTTTTGAAGAAACGATTAACAAAGTCAATTCTCGGCGAAAAATCTAATAGACTTATGGAAAAGAAAACCGGCAGGTTTTATCTACCGCCTAACAAGAAAATTACAGAAAAAAATATCAACAAGATTAGCTTTAGCAAATTGAATCTCGAACAGCAGTTAATTCAGGATGAATCAAAACAGGATAAAATTTATTCTGGCATTATTTTCCAAGTTAAGCGCTTGTTAGATGATAATGAAAATGAATATAAGAAAAAATGTGATAGAGTAAAGTATGGTGACGAACTTCAATCGGGTATTTTGCAAATGGTGAAAATATTCATCGCAAAAAAACGTCAGATTGAAGTTGGTGATAAAATGGCTGGAAGACATGGAAATAAAGGAGTTATAGCAAAAATAGCTCCAATTGAAGATATGCCATTTATGGAAGACGGTACAACTGTGGATATTATTCTAAATCCAATGGGTGTTCCATCTCGAATGAATATTGGGCAGATTTTGGAAACACATCTTGGTTGGGCTGCTCAGGCTCTGGGATATAAGGCTGAAACACCTGTCTTTGATGGTGCTACTATTGATGAAATCACTAAGGAATTAGAAAAAGCCGGATATGATGGTGATGGAAAAACGGTACTCTACGATGGAAAAACCGGAGAAGCATTTCACAATAGAGTAACAGTTGGTATCATCTATATGTTGAAATTGAACCACCTTGTTGTTGATAAAATGTATGGAAGATCCACAGGTCCTTATTCGCTTGTAACCCAACAACCACTCGGTGGTAAAGCACAACATGGCGGACAAAGATTAGGAGAAATGGAAGTCTGGGCTCTTGAAGCTTATGGTGCCTCACGTCTTCTGCAGGAAATGCTTACGGTTAAATCGGATGACGTTATAGGTAGAAACAAAACTTACGAAGCCATAACAAAAGGCAAAGAATTGCCTAAACCAGGAATCCCGGAATCGTTTAACGTGTTAGTTTCCGAACTTAAAAGTTTGGGGCTTAATGTCGAGTTGATTTCGGAAAATATTGATGATATTCAAGGATAA
- the rpmG gene encoding 50S ribosomal protein L33 codes for MRVYIKLECTECKSRNYTTKKNRQTHPKRVVFKKYCPVCKKHTEHKETR; via the coding sequence ATGCGAGTATATATAAAATTAGAGTGTACCGAATGCAAATCACGTAATTATACGACAAAAAAAAATCGTCAAACGCATCCTAAGAGAGTTGTATTTAAAAAATATTGTCCGGTTTGTAAAAAACATACCGAGCATAAGGAAACAAGATAA
- the rplK gene encoding 50S ribosomal protein L11, which translates to MAKQILGKVKLQLKAGQATPAPPVGPALGQYGVNIPGFCKQFNDITKKDQGLIIPAEVTIYKDRSFKFIVKTPPAAILLKKEVGLAKGSPTSHTEKVGSVTEEQLEKIAKIKMKDLNASDMEAAKRMIAGTARSMGITIQKKG; encoded by the coding sequence ATGGCAAAACAAATTTTAGGTAAAGTTAAATTGCAATTAAAAGCTGGGCAAGCAACCCCAGCCCCTCCAGTTGGTCCTGCATTAGGTCAATATGGTGTAAATATTCCAGGTTTTTGTAAACAATTTAACGATATTACAAAAAAAGATCAAGGCTTGATAATCCCTGCTGAAGTAACAATTTATAAAGATAGATCGTTTAAATTTATTGTGAAAACTCCCCCGGCAGCTATCCTTTTAAAAAAAGAAGTTGGACTTGCAAAAGGATCTCCTACTTCTCATACGGAAAAGGTTGGTTCTGTCACGGAAGAGCAGCTGGAAAAAATTGCTAAGATTAAAATGAAAGACCTTAATGCGTCTGATATGGAAGCAGCAAAAAGAATGATTGCCGGGACTGCTAGAAGCATGGGTATAACTATTCAAAAAAAGGGCTAA
- the rplJ gene encoding 50S ribosomal protein L10, producing MAERQINPQKIEKVDILTKRIQGAKSLLLVDYKGITVEEDTALRGQFRESNVDYFICKNTLLKRALSNLEIGGLDSYLVGPTSIALSKEDEAAPIRILANFKKKLPEEKSILDFKIGIVDKIVMNPDKLNQIVDLPSKEELLARVVGGFNAPISGFVVCLNGILQKFVLALNAIKDKKEA from the coding sequence ATGGCAGAAAGACAAATTAATCCCCAAAAAATAGAAAAAGTTGATATACTGACAAAGCGAATACAAGGTGCAAAATCGTTGCTTCTTGTGGATTATAAGGGAATTACAGTAGAAGAGGATACTGCTTTAAGAGGACAATTTAGAGAAAGTAATGTAGATTATTTCATTTGTAAAAACACATTACTAAAAAGGGCTCTGAGTAACCTTGAAATAGGTGGATTAGATTCTTATCTTGTTGGTCCGACTTCAATAGCGTTATCCAAAGAAGATGAAGCTGCTCCAATCAGAATTCTCGCAAATTTTAAAAAGAAACTTCCCGAAGAAAAAAGTATTCTGGATTTTAAGATAGGCATTGTTGATAAAATAGTTATGAATCCTGATAAACTGAATCAAATCGTGGACTTGCCGTCAAAAGAAGAACTTTTGGCAAGAGTCGTGGGTGGTTTCAATGCGCCGATTAGCGGATTTGTTGTATGTCTGAATGGTATTTTACAAAAGTTTGTATTAGCATTAAACGCAATTAAAGATAAAAAAGAAGCATAA
- the rplA gene encoding 50S ribosomal protein L1: MKKGKKYIQAQEEFDTLELYSISESLELLKKIPHKKFDETVELHLVMGVNPKKANEMIRGTVVLPNGTGRDVTVLVFAKGDKADEAKEAGADFVGMEDLAEKINGGWTNFDVAIATPNMMRFVGKLGRVLGPRKLMPNPKTGTVTLEVEKAVTEAKAGKVEYRVDKHANIHLPVGKISFDNDKLIENIGAAMAAILHDKPAASKGKYIKKMTICSTMSPGIRIDSPAYIKELKAK, from the coding sequence ATGAAAAAGGGAAAAAAATACATACAAGCACAAGAAGAGTTTGATACATTAGAATTATATTCAATATCGGAATCGCTTGAGCTTTTGAAAAAAATTCCGCATAAAAAATTTGACGAAACGGTTGAATTACATCTGGTTATGGGAGTAAATCCCAAAAAAGCAAATGAGATGATTCGCGGAACAGTTGTTCTTCCGAACGGAACCGGTAGAGATGTAACAGTTCTGGTTTTTGCAAAAGGTGACAAAGCGGATGAAGCAAAAGAAGCAGGTGCTGATTTCGTTGGGATGGAAGATCTTGCCGAGAAAATTAATGGCGGTTGGACAAATTTTGATGTGGCAATTGCAACCCCGAACATGATGAGATTTGTCGGTAAACTCGGTCGTGTACTTGGGCCGAGGAAATTAATGCCAAATCCCAAAACAGGAACAGTTACTTTGGAAGTTGAAAAAGCAGTAACAGAAGCAAAAGCAGGTAAAGTCGAATATCGAGTAGATAAGCATGCAAATATTCATCTCCCCGTTGGAAAAATTTCTTTTGACAATGATAAATTAATTGAAAATATTGGTGCAGCTATGGCTGCTATCTTGCACGATAAACCGGCAGCATCAAAAGGTAAATATATAAAAAAAATGACTATTTGTTCAACCATGAGCCCGGGAATTCGAATTGATTCTCCTGCTTATATTAAAGAACTAAAAGCAAAGTAG
- the tuf gene encoding elongation factor Tu, producing MAKEKYVRNKPHVNVGTIGHIDHGKTTLTAAMTKILAAKGQAEFIDFDHIDNAPEEKERGITIATAHVEYESDNRHYAHVDCPGHADYIKNMITGAAQMDGAILVVSAADGVMPQTREHILLAKQVNVPKVVVFLNKVDLVDDPELIELVELEVRDLLNEYKFDGDDAPVIMGSALEMLNDSEDPEKIKPVYELIQALDDYIPTPERETDKPFLMPIEDVFSIPGRGTVVTGRIERGVIKTGDKVERVGIRETKSTVVTGVEMFRKILDRGEAGDNAGLLLRGIAKDEVERGMVIAAPGSITPHKKFKGETYILTKDEGGRHKPFFNGYRPQLYFRTTDVTGTLNLPEGVDMVMPGDNITMEIELIKYIAMESGLRFAIREGGRTVGAGVVTEIIE from the coding sequence ATGGCTAAAGAAAAATACGTTAGAAACAAACCACACGTTAATGTTGGAACAATTGGTCACATTGATCACGGAAAAACCACATTAACAGCAGCTATGACCAAAATCTTAGCAGCAAAAGGACAGGCAGAGTTTATTGATTTCGATCATATTGATAATGCCCCCGAAGAAAAAGAACGCGGTATTACTATCGCAACAGCACATGTCGAATATGAAAGTGATAATCGGCATTATGCGCATGTGGATTGTCCCGGACATGCTGATTATATCAAAAATATGATCACCGGTGCAGCCCAAATGGATGGCGCCATCTTGGTTGTTAGTGCAGCCGATGGTGTTATGCCTCAAACAAGAGAACATATTCTTTTGGCAAAACAGGTTAATGTCCCTAAAGTCGTTGTTTTTTTAAACAAAGTTGACTTAGTGGATGATCCTGAATTGATTGAACTTGTAGAATTGGAAGTTCGTGACTTGCTAAATGAATATAAATTCGATGGAGATGATGCTCCTGTTATTATGGGCAGTGCTCTTGAGATGCTTAACGATTCGGAAGATCCCGAAAAGATTAAACCTGTTTATGAATTGATACAAGCTCTTGATGACTATATCCCAACTCCGGAAAGAGAAACGGATAAACCATTCTTAATGCCAATCGAAGACGTTTTCAGCATTCCCGGACGCGGAACAGTAGTTACAGGTCGAATCGAACGTGGCGTTATTAAAACTGGAGACAAAGTCGAACGAGTTGGTATTCGTGAAACAAAATCAACAGTTGTTACCGGTGTTGAAATGTTCAGAAAAATTTTGGACAGAGGTGAAGCCGGTGATAATGCGGGATTGCTTTTACGTGGTATCGCAAAAGATGAAGTAGAACGTGGAATGGTTATTGCCGCTCCTGGTAGCATAACCCCTCATAAGAAATTTAAAGGTGAAACCTACATTCTTACAAAAGATGAAGGTGGAAGACATAAACCTTTCTTCAATGGTTATAGACCACAGTTGTATTTCAGAACAACAGATGTAACAGGAACTCTTAATTTACCTGAAGGCGTTGATATGGTAATGCCAGGTGATAACATCACAATGGAAATCGAACTTATTAAGTATATTGCCATGGAATCAGGATTACGTTTCGCTATTCGTGAAGGTGGACGTACTGTTGGAGCCGGTGTCGTAACTGAAATTATTGAATAG
- the cysS gene encoding cysteine--tRNA ligase → MKNKIKSNLKLYNTMSRQKETFVPIDPNLVLLYTCGLTVYNYAHIGNLRTYIFEDVLKRVLFYNGYQVKHVMNITDIGHLTSDADEGEDKMVQEAKKEHKTVWEIADYYTAAFEKDLKNLNIIYPDFHVKATDTISAMITLIKRLEEKGFTYFKDGNVYFDISKLADYGKLAKLDLSKLQAGARIQVDTAKKNPFDFVLWFTKSKFEDQEMQWDSPWGKGYPGWHVECSSIAMKYLGEHFDIHCGGIDHIPVHHTNEIAQSEAATGKKWVNYWLHGEFLIFNKYKMSKSRNEFLTLDVLSEKGYSPMVYRYFCLGAHYRQKLNFSYEALVGAKKSLERIRNNVIEIERNLSDSKPNPEFFQSVKLEFADCINNDMNMPAALAVLWKVLRTDEVGNKEKFELISNFDKVLGLSLQESSEIIRNSKEKSVDKELIEDLIKNRELARKKGDWDLADKIRDELKNLNVELRDGKFGTEWRVIT, encoded by the coding sequence ATGAAAAACAAAATTAAATCTAATTTGAAACTTTACAATACAATGTCTCGTCAAAAAGAGACATTTGTACCTATTGATCCGAATTTGGTGTTGCTCTACACCTGCGGACTGACAGTTTACAATTATGCTCATATCGGGAATTTACGCACCTATATTTTTGAAGACGTGCTTAAACGGGTTTTATTTTACAACGGATATCAAGTTAAGCATGTAATGAACATCACGGATATCGGGCATCTTACATCCGATGCGGATGAAGGTGAAGATAAGATGGTGCAAGAAGCCAAGAAAGAGCATAAAACCGTTTGGGAAATTGCAGATTATTACACAGCTGCTTTTGAAAAAGATTTGAAGAATCTGAACATCATTTATCCCGATTTTCACGTGAAGGCAACCGACACTATCAGTGCAATGATAACGCTCATAAAACGGTTGGAAGAAAAGGGATTTACCTATTTCAAGGACGGTAATGTTTATTTTGATATTTCGAAATTAGCGGATTATGGGAAACTTGCAAAACTCGATCTGAGCAAATTGCAGGCAGGTGCCAGAATACAAGTTGATACTGCAAAAAAGAATCCGTTTGATTTTGTTCTTTGGTTTACCAAATCAAAATTTGAGGATCAGGAAATGCAATGGGACAGTCCTTGGGGAAAAGGTTATCCGGGTTGGCACGTTGAATGTTCCTCTATTGCGATGAAATATCTCGGCGAGCATTTCGACATACATTGTGGAGGCATTGACCACATCCCCGTTCATCATACGAACGAGATTGCTCAGAGTGAAGCTGCCACAGGTAAGAAGTGGGTAAATTATTGGCTGCATGGTGAATTCCTCATATTCAATAAATATAAAATGAGTAAATCCCGCAACGAGTTTTTAACTCTCGACGTACTATCGGAAAAAGGTTATTCACCAATGGTTTACCGGTATTTTTGTTTGGGAGCGCATTATAGACAAAAACTAAATTTTAGCTACGAAGCCCTTGTCGGTGCAAAAAAATCTCTGGAACGTATTCGAAATAACGTAATTGAAATTGAAAGAAATCTTTCGGATAGCAAACCGAATCCGGAATTTTTCCAGTCTGTAAAATTGGAATTTGCAGATTGTATAAATAATGATATGAATATGCCGGCTGCCTTGGCTGTTTTGTGGAAAGTTCTACGAACTGATGAAGTGGGAAATAAAGAAAAATTTGAATTGATAAGCAATTTTGATAAGGTACTTGGTTTGAGTTTGCAAGAATCTTCGGAGATCATTCGGAACAGTAAAGAAAAAAGCGTTGATAAGGAACTTATTGAGGATTTAATAAAAAATCGCGAGCTTGCCCGTAAAAAAGGGGATTGGGATTTAGCGGACAAAATCCGAGATGAATTGAAAAATTTAAATGTTGAATTACGGGATGGAAAGTTTGGAACGGAATGGAGAGTTATTACTTAG
- the secE gene encoding preprotein translocase subunit SecE: MFKKTIKFFKEVKQELRHVAWPSMVDLKEGTYVVLSFSVLFGVFIWLVDNIFTQILGFVLFK; encoded by the coding sequence ATGTTTAAAAAGACTATAAAATTTTTTAAAGAAGTAAAACAAGAATTACGTCATGTCGCCTGGCCTAGTATGGTTGACCTAAAAGAAGGTACCTACGTTGTGCTCAGTTTTTCTGTCTTATTTGGTGTTTTTATCTGGCTGGTAGATAATATCTTCACGCAAATTCTAGGGTTTGTATTATTTAAATAA
- the nusG gene encoding transcription termination/antitermination protein NusG, giving the protein MEKKWYVLQTYVNRENQIKLALEKLLTESDLAEYFGDIHISSHKTFIVRNGKRIVKEKKIFPSYIMIEMVMTPETKRLVMSIPKAMKFMGSGQTPIPISDKEKNRILGIKQDDGETISEINFIVGSRMKIIEGPFKDFEGSIGKINSDKQKLVVNVTVFGRITPVEVNYNQVELLD; this is encoded by the coding sequence ATGGAAAAAAAGTGGTATGTTCTCCAAACTTATGTAAATCGGGAGAACCAAATTAAGTTAGCCTTGGAAAAATTACTTACAGAAAGTGATCTGGCAGAATACTTTGGTGATATTCATATTTCATCTCATAAAACTTTTATCGTTCGGAATGGGAAAAGGATTGTTAAAGAAAAAAAAATATTCCCCAGCTATATCATGATCGAAATGGTGATGACACCTGAAACAAAAAGATTGGTCATGTCAATACCGAAAGCGATGAAATTTATGGGAAGCGGACAAACCCCAATCCCCATATCAGATAAAGAAAAGAATAGGATACTTGGTATCAAACAGGATGACGGTGAAACTATTAGTGAAATAAATTTTATTGTCGGAAGTCGTATGAAAATTATTGAAGGACCTTTCAAAGATTTTGAGGGTTCAATTGGAAAAATTAATTCTGACAAGCAGAAACTTGTAGTTAATGTAACCGTTTTCGGTCGCATTACACCAGTTGAAGTGAATTATAATCAGGTTGAATTACTTGATTGA